The Fibrobacter sp. UWEL genome includes a region encoding these proteins:
- a CDS encoding MoxR family ATPase — MIKSLMNALNGVLLGKQDTVELLIMALLADGHVLVEDVPGTGKTTLSKALAAACGADFSRIQFTPDLLPADVTGGAVFKANTGDFEIKKGPVFTEILLADEINRASPRTQSSLLEAMEERQVSLEGERHKLPDLFMVLATENPVEFHGVFPLPEAQMDRFMIRISVGYPTAETELDILRSHRVGRPIDKVTAVTTPDEILAARKKVAAVHIEESLERYIVALVQATRNDGGVRLAASPRAGINLVRMAQACAFIQGRDFVNPDDIQRVFFPVMEHRVFPKDSASPDASRNILKNILKNVSIPR; from the coding sequence ATGATTAAGTCTTTAATGAATGCTTTAAATGGGGTCCTGCTGGGTAAGCAGGATACTGTAGAACTTTTGATCATGGCACTTCTGGCCGATGGTCATGTGCTTGTGGAAGACGTTCCTGGCACAGGCAAGACAACCTTAAGTAAGGCTCTTGCGGCCGCTTGCGGTGCTGACTTTTCCCGCATTCAGTTTACTCCCGACCTTTTGCCTGCCGATGTTACAGGTGGTGCCGTATTCAAGGCTAATACAGGCGATTTTGAAATCAAGAAGGGACCTGTCTTTACCGAAATCCTTCTGGCCGATGAAATCAATCGTGCGTCTCCTCGAACTCAGAGTTCCCTGCTGGAAGCCATGGAAGAACGCCAGGTTTCCCTGGAAGGTGAACGCCATAAACTGCCGGATCTTTTCATGGTGCTGGCAACGGAAAATCCGGTGGAATTCCACGGGGTGTTCCCTCTGCCGGAAGCCCAGATGGACCGCTTTATGATTCGTATTTCCGTTGGGTATCCTACAGCGGAGACTGAACTGGATATTTTACGTTCCCATCGTGTGGGCCGCCCCATCGATAAGGTAACCGCGGTGACGACTCCCGATGAAATTCTTGCCGCACGTAAGAAGGTTGCCGCAGTTCATATCGAGGAATCTCTGGAACGCTACATTGTGGCGCTGGTGCAGGCCACCCGAAATGACGGGGGCGTTCGTCTTGCAGCAAGCCCTCGTGCTGGTATCAACCTGGTGCGTATGGCACAGGCCTGCGCCTTTATTCAGGGTAGGGACTTTGTCAATCCCGATGACATCCAGCGGGTGTTCTTCCCGGTGATGGAACATCGCGTTTTCCCGAAGGATAGCGCAAGTCCTGACGCGTCCCGAAATATCCTGAAGAATATCTTGAAGAACGTAAGCATCCCTAGATAA
- a CDS encoding DUF58 domain-containing protein → MNSFLKWFANSIPRAPKRPGLLMRVYYFWQEYFTSPGRAAAAFFPTAVLIGAVPNFWAAWIFCGLDFLMFIGMILSLFATARLTKISVEDVKVSPVFEGQTSKISATVSIWKSTVDSVLLSCFRLDPSLKCEEMDYTTIPIKEGSKILECYIHTTRRGAFPLTNVSACVPEIMGLLRNPFDFKGSSELLVYPRPVKVGSFPFLTSGSSGNLFAPLLMPSFTRGMNFVGVREYREGDSLRDLHHKAFARYGRPFTKEFETERGAGAILVLDTVAPSMSHRACLEDAIRLAAGVGRWFIEQNILGRFFIDNEEITLQGLSDRDRMESLLEALSRIPPAKIVGGKTPGPWSPAARPMDPVLRIGLYPKEDFLVHKHVVVTSRKSPDFKAEHLDNTLMVDVEEIASALSKEKEVNL, encoded by the coding sequence ATGAATTCTTTCTTGAAATGGTTTGCAAATTCAATTCCCCGCGCGCCTAAGCGTCCGGGGCTCTTGATGCGAGTCTACTATTTCTGGCAGGAATACTTTACGTCTCCTGGACGTGCAGCGGCGGCATTTTTCCCGACGGCGGTTCTTATTGGCGCTGTCCCGAATTTTTGGGCGGCCTGGATTTTTTGTGGTCTAGATTTCTTGATGTTTATCGGGATGATTTTGTCCCTCTTTGCAACTGCACGACTGACGAAAATTTCCGTAGAGGATGTGAAGGTTTCGCCTGTTTTTGAAGGTCAAACCTCCAAGATTTCCGCCACGGTTTCTATCTGGAAATCCACGGTGGATTCCGTCCTGCTGAGTTGTTTCAGGTTGGATCCCTCCTTGAAATGTGAAGAGATGGATTATACCACCATTCCCATTAAGGAAGGTTCAAAAATACTGGAGTGTTATATCCATACGACTCGTCGTGGGGCGTTTCCCCTGACCAACGTATCCGCCTGTGTTCCTGAAATCATGGGGCTGTTGAGGAATCCTTTTGATTTCAAGGGATCTTCGGAACTGCTGGTTTATCCTCGTCCTGTAAAGGTGGGGTCCTTTCCGTTTCTTACGTCAGGAAGTAGCGGAAATTTATTCGCCCCGCTGCTCATGCCCAGCTTTACCCGCGGGATGAATTTTGTAGGTGTCCGCGAATATCGGGAGGGCGATTCCCTGAGGGATTTGCACCATAAGGCCTTTGCCCGATATGGCCGCCCCTTCACCAAGGAATTCGAGACGGAGCGTGGCGCAGGTGCGATCCTGGTGCTAGATACGGTGGCGCCCTCCATGTCCCATCGTGCCTGTCTGGAAGATGCGATCCGGCTGGCCGCAGGTGTAGGCCGCTGGTTCATCGAGCAGAATATCTTGGGACGTTTCTTTATTGACAATGAGGAAATCACTCTTCAGGGGCTTTCGGATCGTGACCGTATGGAAAGCCTGCTGGAAGCCTTGTCCCGCATTCCTCCCGCAAAGATTGTGGGCGGTAAAACGCCTGGCCCCTGGTCCCCAGCGGCCCGCCCCATGGATCCCGTACTTCGAATAGGCCTCTACCCGAAGGAAGATTTCCTGGTCCATAAGCATGTTGTCGTTACCTCCAGGAAAAGTCCGGATTTCAAGGCGGAACATTTGGATAATACCCTCATGGTGGATGTAGAAGAAATCGCCTCTGCTCTCAGTAAGGAGAAGGAGGTAAATCTATGA
- a CDS encoding transglutaminase family protein encodes MNRSEIVDIRYVAKILFLCLTSLNFGNTFDCIWLGILFALYFLVIGVLNSSRYLEFSRRPKYKKWPAYLAIVPLALYWVITPGVQNGVNPTMVFLPGLYLLFLTALQERSRGNGGYEVFVNFNGLLVLLCSAFQAPYGTFSIVIAGLLLLLLSGCRRGTAFYKYALFLVLFGILGGISYGGWQYWKHHRNYEGDWASDYARKNQMMGFDPVATLGSFGDSYNSKYNNQVVLRVWDKNPPKYMVAARYATYAGGNWKLPRTPVKKLTPSYYQVDYAVMEVMDSVTLQGAERVWVQSTLDNFGFLFAPNGAVGFSAKDIDSLQYFSGGMVTGLNQNGERSDWNYFVCRERNCAIPRELLRPDSIDLNLRPQYEGLVDTVIDAMDLRGISGLETLKKIKEYFGSKFQYSLQVPELEKLSNRAGKSDPLYVFWKNRRGYCEYYATLSVLTLRRLGIPARYVTGFARPEVTEGSPYGIFRRKQAHSWVEAYVDGRWLIFDPTPVMVNPLSEDPSWFANFLEGAQARFAKWGHALKEGEWRNSLNSWQNYVETATNSPWTYGAFALLVIALLGRRLYVTRHRKSKKISAKSALAKEWARKLIQAEYQLTRVELRRESGETVGHFLDRIKKQPLEGKAALARKTLEEYESNRWTL; translated from the coding sequence ATGAATCGCAGCGAAATTGTAGATATCCGCTATGTTGCCAAGATTCTATTCCTCTGTCTTACCTCCCTGAATTTTGGAAACACCTTCGACTGTATCTGGCTGGGCATTCTCTTTGCCTTGTATTTCCTAGTGATTGGCGTCTTGAATTCTTCCCGCTATCTGGAATTTTCAAGACGTCCCAAGTACAAGAAATGGCCCGCTTACTTGGCTATTGTTCCTCTTGCCTTGTACTGGGTTATTACTCCCGGGGTTCAGAATGGCGTGAACCCGACCATGGTGTTCTTGCCGGGGCTTTATTTGTTGTTCCTTACTGCATTGCAGGAACGGAGCCGCGGGAATGGCGGCTATGAAGTCTTTGTAAACTTCAATGGCTTGCTGGTTTTGCTTTGCAGTGCGTTCCAGGCTCCCTACGGAACGTTCTCCATCGTAATTGCAGGCCTTCTGCTCCTGTTGCTTAGCGGTTGTAGGCGTGGAACTGCATTCTATAAGTACGCTCTATTCTTGGTCCTGTTTGGAATTCTGGGCGGAATATCCTACGGGGGCTGGCAATATTGGAAACATCATCGTAATTACGAAGGGGACTGGGCCAGCGATTATGCCCGCAAGAATCAGATGATGGGCTTTGATCCTGTAGCCACTCTTGGTTCCTTTGGTGATAGCTACAATTCCAAATACAATAACCAGGTGGTCCTTCGTGTGTGGGACAAGAATCCGCCCAAGTATATGGTGGCGGCACGCTATGCCACTTATGCTGGGGGCAACTGGAAGCTTCCTCGCACTCCCGTGAAGAAGCTGACTCCCAGTTATTACCAGGTGGATTACGCCGTGATGGAAGTGATGGATTCGGTGACGCTTCAGGGCGCAGAACGTGTCTGGGTTCAGTCCACTCTGGATAATTTCGGATTTCTTTTTGCCCCTAATGGCGCCGTGGGTTTTTCCGCCAAGGATATTGACTCCCTGCAGTATTTCTCCGGTGGCATGGTGACGGGACTGAATCAGAATGGGGAACGTTCCGACTGGAACTACTTTGTCTGCAGGGAAAGAAACTGCGCTATTCCTCGTGAACTTTTACGTCCTGATTCCATTGACTTGAATTTGAGACCGCAATATGAAGGCCTGGTGGATACGGTCATTGATGCGATGGACCTGCGTGGAATTTCTGGACTAGAAACCCTAAAGAAAATCAAGGAATACTTTGGATCTAAATTCCAGTATTCTTTACAAGTTCCGGAATTGGAAAAGCTAAGTAACAGGGCGGGGAAGTCCGATCCACTTTATGTTTTCTGGAAAAACAGGCGTGGGTATTGTGAGTACTACGCGACCCTTTCTGTCTTGACGTTAAGACGTTTAGGGATACCGGCTCGCTATGTTACTGGCTTTGCCCGTCCGGAGGTGACTGAGGGGAGCCCTTATGGAATCTTCCGCAGAAAGCAGGCTCATTCCTGGGTGGAAGCCTATGTAGATGGCCGCTGGCTCATTTTCGATCCCACGCCGGTGATGGTAAATCCCTTAAGTGAGGATCCTTCCTGGTTTGCCAATTTCCTGGAAGGCGCTCAGGCAAGATTCGCCAAGTGGGGTCATGCTCTAAAGGAAGGGGAGTGGAGAAACTCCCTAAATAGCTGGCAGAACTATGTAGAAACCGCAACCAACAGTCCATGGACTTATGGTGCATTTGCCCTGCTGGTGATTGCGTTGCTTGGCCGCCGTCTCTATGTGACCCGTCACCGCAAGTCTAAAAAGATTTCTGCAAAGTCCGCTCTGGCGAAGGAGTGGGCCCGCAAGCTGATTCAGGCGGAGTACCAGCTTACTCGCGTGGAACTTCGTCGCGAGTCCGGTGAAACCGTGGGGCATTTCCTGGATAGAATAAAAAAGCAGCCCCTTGAAGGAAAGGCTGCTCTTGCGCGGAAGACTCTAGAAGAATACGAGTCGAACCGCTGGACTCTTTAA
- a CDS encoding FKBP-type peptidyl-prolyl cis-trans isomerase N-terminal domain-containing protein, with product MNIKKLALGSIALALVACNTESNTSDVVKFNDKTTDDQKFAYMLGAQFGGQSAYNIPVQMGEMFNIDALVQGIKDNEKAQKDTSFKLQIPIDSLHALNERYYNVARERMEKSRPDSATLASFNGDYAKVNAYVDSVRKALPVNPADPQTGLPMTITMESSNNLKLSYLLGLQFDTQLLAVGKTLDLTLDADFYAMGVRDAVAKVKDSSFVMQLPQDTLQAIGVRYQQKAEEKRAEARKKFEEEQKAMQEKVASLKGDTLANGMPQKMNYTIKVTGITNKVEDLSSYAGKPLMMFYFSSTCGHCQHAAPEVYAIAKELAAKGLTTVAVATGSNNKTGIRKFMDNAKWGDEMNVVWDEPRTFGELYSDGYVPKLYLVNPDGTYKQYASFESDKETLKKEAEALLKGTPVVWNPEPPKKPEASEAPAAAK from the coding sequence ATGAATATCAAGAAGCTTGCGCTGGGTTCTATCGCCCTCGCTCTTGTTGCTTGTAATACCGAAAGCAATACTTCCGACGTGGTAAAGTTTAACGACAAGACTACCGACGACCAGAAGTTTGCCTATATGCTGGGTGCTCAGTTCGGCGGTCAGAGTGCTTATAACATTCCCGTTCAGATGGGCGAAATGTTCAATATCGATGCTCTGGTCCAGGGTATCAAGGATAACGAAAAGGCTCAGAAGGATACTAGCTTCAAGCTTCAGATTCCTATCGATTCTCTCCACGCTCTTAACGAACGCTACTACAATGTGGCTCGTGAACGTATGGAAAAGAGCCGTCCGGATAGCGCAACTCTCGCTTCCTTCAATGGCGACTATGCAAAGGTTAACGCCTACGTGGATTCTGTCAGAAAGGCTCTTCCTGTGAACCCCGCTGATCCTCAGACTGGCCTTCCCATGACCATCACCATGGAATCCAGCAACAACCTGAAGCTGTCCTACCTGCTGGGCCTTCAGTTCGATACCCAGCTGTTGGCTGTGGGTAAGACTCTGGACCTGACTCTGGATGCTGACTTCTATGCAATGGGCGTTCGCGATGCTGTTGCCAAGGTGAAGGATTCCTCTTTCGTCATGCAGCTTCCCCAGGATACTCTCCAGGCAATCGGCGTACGTTACCAGCAGAAGGCTGAAGAAAAGCGTGCCGAAGCTCGTAAGAAGTTCGAAGAAGAACAGAAGGCTATGCAGGAAAAGGTCGCTTCCCTCAAGGGTGATACTCTTGCTAACGGCATGCCCCAGAAGATGAACTACACCATCAAGGTGACTGGCATTACCAACAAGGTGGAAGACCTGAGCTCCTATGCTGGTAAGCCCCTGATGATGTTCTACTTCTCCTCCACCTGCGGTCACTGCCAGCATGCAGCTCCCGAAGTTTATGCAATTGCAAAGGAACTTGCTGCTAAGGGCCTGACTACTGTGGCTGTTGCTACCGGTAGCAACAACAAGACGGGTATCCGTAAGTTCATGGACAACGCCAAGTGGGGCGACGAAATGAACGTGGTCTGGGACGAACCTCGTACCTTCGGTGAACTTTATAGCGATGGCTATGTTCCCAAGCTTTACCTGGTGAACCCGGATGGCACCTACAAGCAGTATGCCTCCTTCGAAAGCGACAAGGAAACTTTGAAGAAGGAAGCCGAAGCTTTGCTGAAGGGTACTCCGGTGGTTTGGAATCCTGAACCTCCCAAGAAGCCCGAAGCTTCCGAAGCTCCCGCAGCTGCTAAGTAA
- the mnmG gene encoding tRNA uridine-5-carboxymethylaminomethyl(34) synthesis enzyme MnmG translates to MSAILAEYDVVVIGGGHAGIEATHAAWKMGVKTAMLTMDINAIGRMSCNPAVGGVAKGQIVRDIDALGGLMGLLTDKAGIQFRMLNMSKGPAVWGPRAQCDMKYYSEVAREVITSLPGLDVLQGELASFDRMDDGRLELTLLDGKRYITKSIVITSGTFLASKMFTGLDTSIGGRVGEPSSDKLSECLQRFGVALRRLKTGTPSRLDPDSIDFNECEVQRGDDMPWPMSDRHLDNSVPGFDADYFWGDPKNHFVRNDCVCWITRTNIKTHDILRSGFKDSPMFSGRIHGKGPRYCPSIEDKINRFGDRDGHQLFLEPEQADIGRVYINGFSSSLPADIQLQAIHTIPGLTRARVLQIGYAVEYDSVDATQLYPTFECKNVPGLYFAGQVCGTSGYEEAAGQGLMAGINAALKVKGEEPLILGRSESYLGVMVDDLVNVLLDEPYRMFTSRAEYRLFLRSDNADARLKEHARRIGMLRDVDYNDWIRRKNLMEDLKKRLAEESAQPDEANKVLEAGGQALATERTRWMNVLRRPGIDPEVFFKVALPDVEISRRDQWNMYAEEIYAGFFDRQAREIDDQKKMESVKLSPDLDYMAITAISIESRQRLNAQKPLTLGQASRIPGVRPADITVLAHWLENRGA, encoded by the coding sequence ATGAGTGCTATTCTCGCTGAATATGATGTTGTTGTAATCGGTGGTGGCCACGCCGGCATCGAAGCTACTCACGCTGCCTGGAAAATGGGCGTGAAGACCGCCATGCTGACTATGGATATTAACGCCATTGGCCGCATGAGCTGCAACCCTGCAGTGGGTGGCGTAGCCAAGGGACAGATTGTCCGCGATATCGATGCCTTAGGCGGCCTGATGGGGCTCTTGACTGATAAGGCTGGTATTCAGTTTCGTATGCTGAACATGAGTAAGGGACCTGCAGTTTGGGGACCCCGTGCTCAGTGTGACATGAAGTATTACAGCGAAGTTGCCCGTGAGGTCATTACAAGCCTTCCTGGTCTTGATGTACTTCAGGGTGAACTGGCTTCCTTTGACCGTATGGACGATGGACGTCTGGAATTGACCTTGCTGGATGGTAAACGCTATATTACCAAGTCCATCGTGATTACCAGCGGAACCTTCCTGGCATCCAAGATGTTTACTGGCCTTGATACCAGCATTGGTGGCCGCGTAGGGGAGCCTAGCTCCGACAAGCTTTCGGAATGCCTTCAGCGTTTTGGTGTGGCTTTGCGCCGCCTGAAGACAGGTACTCCTAGCCGTCTGGATCCCGATTCCATTGACTTTAACGAATGCGAAGTCCAGCGTGGGGATGATATGCCCTGGCCTATGAGTGACCGCCATCTGGACAATTCCGTACCTGGCTTTGATGCGGACTATTTCTGGGGTGACCCCAAGAATCATTTTGTCCGTAACGATTGCGTGTGCTGGATTACCCGCACTAACATCAAGACTCACGATATTCTTCGCAGTGGCTTTAAGGATAGCCCTATGTTCAGCGGCCGTATTCACGGCAAGGGCCCTCGTTACTGCCCCAGTATCGAAGACAAGATTAACCGTTTCGGCGATCGCGACGGCCACCAGCTGTTCTTGGAACCGGAACAGGCTGACATTGGCCGCGTGTACATTAACGGCTTTAGCTCCAGCTTGCCTGCGGACATTCAGCTCCAGGCCATACATACCATTCCTGGCTTGACTCGCGCCCGAGTGCTCCAGATTGGCTATGCGGTGGAATACGATTCCGTGGACGCCACCCAGCTTTATCCGACCTTCGAATGCAAGAATGTGCCCGGCCTTTACTTTGCGGGCCAGGTTTGCGGAACCAGCGGCTATGAAGAAGCTGCAGGACAGGGCCTGATGGCTGGTATTAATGCCGCCCTCAAGGTGAAGGGGGAGGAACCCCTCATTCTGGGTCGTTCAGAGAGTTACCTGGGCGTCATGGTGGATGATCTGGTGAACGTGCTTCTGGATGAGCCTTACCGTATGTTCACTAGTCGTGCGGAATACCGCCTGTTCCTCCGTAGTGACAATGCGGATGCCCGCCTTAAGGAACATGCCCGTCGTATCGGCATGCTGAGAGATGTGGATTATAACGACTGGATCCGCCGCAAGAACCTGATGGAAGACCTGAAAAAGCGTCTTGCTGAAGAATCCGCCCAGCCGGATGAGGCCAACAAGGTACTGGAAGCCGGTGGTCAGGCTCTGGCTACGGAACGCACCCGCTGGATGAACGTGCTCCGCCGTCCGGGAATTGACCCGGAAGTATTCTTCAAGGTGGCGCTTCCCGATGTGGAAATCTCCCGCAGGGACCAGTGGAACATGTACGCCGAAGAAATCTATGCAGGTTTCTTTGACCGCCAGGCCCGAGAAATTGACGACCAGAAGAAGATGGAATCCGTCAAGTTGTCTCCGGATCTGGACTACATGGCCATTACCGCCATCAGTATCGAAAGCCGTCAGCGCCTGAACGCACAGAAACCCTTGACCTTGGGTCAGGCAAGCCGAATTCCGGGGGTTCGCCCTGCAGATATTACGGTTTTGGCCCATTGGCTGGAAAATCGGGGTGCTTAA
- a CDS encoding penicillin-binding protein activator LpoB, with product MRKLFCLLALGMSLCLIACGGNGGKKVTRIDAASTTDLSGKWNDTDSRLVAEEMIPSCLNSGKISKAIAEMGRTPTVVIGKVKNKSHEHISVETFIKDMERVLINSGDVDFVAGATERQALREEVMDQRGNATEETAKETGMETGADWMLTGSINTIVDQEGGQAVIFYQVDLELTDLQSHKKLWIGDKKIKKFISRDAAKL from the coding sequence ATGCGTAAACTTTTCTGTCTTCTTGCTCTGGGTATGAGCCTCTGCCTGATCGCTTGCGGCGGTAACGGTGGTAAGAAGGTTACCCGTATTGACGCTGCATCTACCACAGACCTTTCCGGTAAGTGGAACGACACCGACTCTCGTCTGGTTGCAGAAGAAATGATCCCCAGCTGCTTGAACAGCGGTAAGATTTCCAAGGCTATTGCTGAAATGGGTCGTACTCCCACCGTCGTGATCGGCAAGGTGAAGAACAAGAGCCACGAACACATTAGCGTTGAAACCTTCATCAAGGATATGGAACGCGTTCTCATCAATTCCGGTGACGTAGACTTCGTTGCAGGTGCAACCGAACGTCAGGCTCTCCGTGAAGAAGTTATGGACCAGCGTGGCAATGCTACCGAAGAAACCGCCAAGGAAACCGGCATGGAAACTGGCGCTGACTGGATGCTCACCGGCTCCATCAACACCATCGTTGACCAGGAAGGTGGCCAGGCTGTGATCTTCTACCAGGTGGACCTGGAACTCACTGACCTCCAGAGCCACAAGAAGCTGTGGATTGGCGACAAGAAGATCAAGAAGTTCATCTCCAGAGATGCAGCTAAGCTCTAA
- the nirJ1 gene encoding putative heme d1 biosynthesis radical SAM protein NirJ1 yields the protein MISITKLLMDAPNYGDQLRYTPKAHESKNGVSEGRGPVVVWNCTKTCNLKCVHCYARSEAIKYQNELTHEEGLALIDQLAEFNVPVILFSGGEPLLRPDFFELANYAASKGIRPTISTNGTCITPEVAQKLKDMGVGYVGISLDGNEATHDKFRGKEGAYQLAIRGIRNCVATGQKVGLRFTITKDNFRDLNSIFDLIEAENIDRACFYHLVYSGRGSGIVDHDLTHEESREVMDLIIDRVLDFKKRGLNKEILTVDNHADAVYLYQRMKREDPERAKKILELIQSNGGNRSGMAFGNIDSIGNVHPDQFTQYITLGNVRERKFGDIWTDESNPIMAGLKNRKPLLKGRCPKCQFLNLCNGNFRTRAEAVTGDFWEMDPACYLTDDEVVI from the coding sequence ATGATCAGTATTACCAAGCTTTTGATGGACGCTCCTAACTATGGAGATCAACTTCGTTACACTCCCAAGGCTCACGAATCCAAGAACGGCGTTTCCGAAGGTCGTGGCCCGGTGGTGGTGTGGAACTGCACCAAGACCTGCAACCTGAAGTGCGTTCACTGCTATGCACGTTCCGAAGCCATCAAGTATCAGAACGAACTGACTCACGAAGAAGGCTTGGCCCTCATTGATCAGCTGGCGGAATTCAATGTTCCCGTGATTTTGTTCAGCGGTGGCGAACCGCTGCTCCGTCCGGATTTCTTTGAACTGGCAAACTATGCCGCCAGCAAGGGCATTCGCCCCACCATTTCTACCAACGGTACCTGCATTACTCCGGAAGTGGCTCAAAAGCTGAAGGATATGGGCGTTGGCTATGTAGGTATTAGCCTGGATGGTAACGAAGCTACTCACGACAAGTTCCGCGGTAAGGAAGGTGCTTACCAGCTGGCTATTCGCGGTATCCGTAACTGCGTTGCTACTGGCCAGAAGGTGGGTCTGCGCTTTACCATTACTAAGGATAACTTCCGCGACCTCAATTCCATCTTCGACCTGATCGAAGCGGAAAATATCGATCGCGCCTGCTTCTACCATCTAGTGTATAGCGGTCGCGGCAGTGGCATTGTGGATCACGACCTGACTCACGAAGAAAGCCGCGAAGTGATGGACTTGATTATCGATCGCGTTCTGGACTTCAAGAAGCGTGGCCTGAACAAGGAAATCTTGACGGTGGATAACCACGCTGACGCAGTGTACCTGTACCAGCGCATGAAGCGTGAAGATCCTGAACGTGCCAAGAAAATTCTGGAATTGATCCAGAGCAATGGCGGTAACCGCAGTGGCATGGCCTTCGGTAACATCGACAGTATTGGTAACGTTCATCCCGACCAGTTCACTCAGTACATTACCTTGGGTAACGTTCGTGAACGTAAGTTCGGCGATATCTGGACGGATGAATCTAATCCCATTATGGCAGGCCTCAAGAACCGCAAGCCTCTCCTGAAGGGTCGTTGCCCCAAGTGCCAGTTCCTGAACCTGTGTAACGGAAACTTCCGCACCCGCGCCGAAGCCGTCACTGGCGACTTCTGGGAAATGGACCCCGCCTGCTACCTGACCGACGACGAAGTCGTTATTTAA
- a CDS encoding Lrp/AsnC family transcriptional regulator gives MTEFELQILDIVQDGFPIVERPYAAIAEIYRDRYGHTPGSVQSLACHSERSVSEVEESCFAEQQVFEAVESLRNEGVIRRLGGVYDTKRLGLVSRLCAGKVPSVATGAADDSALEQFAATVMDIPAITHNYVRSHEYNVWFTVIAESETALQSIIEKLCAETALHDTHAMPALKMFKINTVMSVIEGRKANVQNSPSVILSGAKNLESLSEFDKARIRLLSGNIPHSLTPFTDLFQSVIHSGAKTLEEVLVSANEDLASKRMRRFGAVLRHQNAGFPCNAMVCFDAGENAADAGAKLAANPHVSHCYERPPFEGFSYNVYGMFHAQSEEELNGFVHEAVETLGNPRFAVLHSLRELKKTSYQYFAG, from the coding sequence ATGACGGAATTCGAACTTCAAATTCTTGACATCGTCCAGGACGGCTTTCCCATAGTGGAACGTCCTTATGCGGCTATTGCAGAGATTTATCGCGATCGTTATGGACATACGCCGGGTTCTGTGCAATCTCTCGCATGTCATTCTGAGCGAAGCGTAAGCGAAGTCGAAGAATCTTGCTTTGCCGAACAGCAAGTTTTTGAGGCTGTCGAAAGCTTGCGCAATGAAGGTGTGATTCGTCGTCTTGGTGGCGTGTACGACACGAAGCGTCTTGGCTTGGTAAGCCGCCTGTGTGCTGGCAAAGTTCCTAGCGTCGCCACTGGTGCCGCTGACGATTCTGCCTTGGAGCAGTTTGCTGCAACGGTCATGGATATTCCGGCCATTACCCACAATTACGTTCGCTCTCACGAATACAACGTGTGGTTTACCGTCATCGCCGAAAGTGAAACTGCGCTCCAGTCCATTATAGAAAAGCTTTGTGCAGAAACCGCCCTTCACGATACACATGCCATGCCTGCGTTGAAGATGTTCAAGATCAATACGGTCATGAGTGTCATTGAAGGCCGAAAGGCAAATGTTCAGAACTCTCCCTCCGTCATTCTGAGCGGAGCGAAGAACCTAGAAAGTCTTTCCGAATTTGATAAGGCCCGCATTCGCTTGCTTAGCGGAAACATTCCTCATTCTCTGACTCCTTTTACAGATTTATTTCAAAGTGTCATTCACAGCGGCGCAAAGACTCTAGAAGAAGTTCTTGTTTCCGCAAATGAGGATTTAGCATCTAAACGTATGAGGCGTTTTGGTGCAGTTCTTCGCCATCAGAATGCGGGCTTCCCCTGCAACGCTATGGTGTGTTTTGATGCTGGGGAGAACGCCGCTGATGCCGGTGCAAAACTTGCGGCTAACCCTCATGTTTCTCATTGCTATGAAAGGCCTCCTTTTGAAGGTTTTTCCTATAACGTCTACGGGATGTTCCACGCCCAGAGTGAAGAGGAGTTGAACGGCTTTGTGCATGAGGCTGTGGAAACGCTTGGAAACCCGCGGTTTGCGGTTCTTCATTCCCTGCGGGAATTAAAGAAAACCAGCTATCAATATTTCGCTGGGTAG